One Euwallacea similis isolate ESF13 chromosome 16, ESF131.1, whole genome shotgun sequence DNA segment encodes these proteins:
- the LOC136414182 gene encoding fibrillin-2-like — translation MQLVHHFTGKKALVFFWIILFCAENSLAKPHRKNLKNLDLSCKNVPPPDISNAIFVRLKHEKHSNTLSYLVAEYKCNHDYTFLPNQKLYCSKHKWIGEKPKCEKLKVEILNKSSDKCTQVNINCQHSCIVKNGKATCKCFEGFRLVKNGKCIDINECLSRKTKQSCPHGCINLIGSYYCNTSTEGFQSDEPSENNEIVYDQYEDEDYEDNEEYEDEDEDYDRKENTETPALKIEVTTPENSSAASTSITPQEVDNKLKEKEDTEVEEYEEYEEEYEEEDNPASTMEEPTAESSTTKKPEPPSTTENSVSTTDYTENEDVQENVPKELDAKEDKDINVSKNLKENEITDEENEDYEEDYDDYEEEYDENKKAVAKKVNVTTSQTDEDLVIEEIPSVGRVFPEESLTSTTTTQSPTLSTIASEVKEDQNREDTTTKVYKESPTRKPVSVAVDETKDLDKSGENIQVSSTTLKSTNLTASNPDLKLEEYEEEYEEEEEEEKQENVIPDNGGSSVKVCESGFVSEENECVDINECETGQNTCSHSCENIIGGYECQCPDGWKLSSKNKTYCEDIDECFNNPCSHVCVNLPGSYECQCPEGLILQNSTSCANLSCSHTSTKIDGVFQCTCPLGFVLGTDQRTCEDVDECLIENTCSHQCENVIGSFRCICPLGFKLEKNGQHCVDIDECAESSTCPETCENTLGSFKCLCEEGFQYDSVGNKCLDIDECDEKLNLSECEQLCINYEGSYECSCKAGYFLSDDDITCLDIDECSIYNGNCSQLCENLPGSFTCKCKENYRLSPDEKTCLVDDPCLENNGGCSHECVVNENGEAACKCPEGQILEDKSCVKVDPCLVNNGGCSHICVNIDGRADCRCPEGYSLENTTRCYEINQCLNSNGNCSHFCEFIDHEVHCSCPEMHTLVNNSQCIEHNPCEVNNGGCSHLCTFENHKVICSCPETHNVHNDTHCVERNPCFLENGGCSHQCVFENGNMFCKCPEQYKLEGKTCYRIDPCFFGNGGCSHECFSDDNGEILCSCPENYSLNDTKNCFLENLCSKNNGGCSHLCDFSSQTVVCSCPEGYDAVGETSCKKKNVCDFENGGCSDYCENVQGGPKCSCPEAYVLDADNKTCISEDRCSNKNGGCSHYCKMESGTVQCYCPNHHDLVNGNKCVPVNPCLINNGGCSHECEFENGNLTCLCPEGYKLKGKECSLINPCLEKNGGCSHACTAINGLAICRCPPDYELIDRTCFKLNPCTIDNGGCSHGCHNDHGEVQCLCPPGYKLFGKRCLDEGPCEKHNGGCSHICSSIEGRAVCSCPTGYALRPNKQVCKEINECRINRGGCSHGCTNTPGSYECTCPSGFKLKSNNRICEDVDECAINNGGCEVYCKNYKGSFRCDCPEGYTLQRDRKSCRRGEVHQCLIPKSPMNGEVYCLGHRIDYRLTLPTGTSCNVWCNEGFKLRGRPQRTCKDDGEWDNLEAECIAATCPKLPSFEGGRFLPGMCNTGKTYPGGSCDIYCRPGYRKSQQFPTVRCLNDLSWSVNVTPDILQHFCTRDAVQELKEIYIRCPNRGQLNFVLPPGQRSMPVYFPQPDTNVDFHRYVISQPPWGKRLHTVLPVGTTEVTFTALHINTTTSCKLTINVEDKESPQVTRCPENIERVLEPGQFSQIVFWAEPQFIDNVEIARVVKSRAPGTGFTVGLHHINYIAMDKSGNRVTCQFTVDIKKNAELGNLNTLQAFDHSSKNRRISEGGIYYKAVLVCPSGAQYENLAIREPEPGCIWKNIKVKQPQHYEPIRIIPHQATRRPYYFRNVAPIPRTFDPIPNIPTLPTLSTLFSTYPNEIHNQNSKFLYGGRHHQNYPRNRNRKEYFRWNKR, via the exons GCGCTGAGAACTCGTTGGCAAAGCCTCAtcgcaaaaatttgaaaaatctggaTTTGTCatgtaaaaatgttcctcctcCTGATATTTCCAACGCGATATTTGTCAGGCTTAAACATGAAAAGCACTCCAACACCCTGTCGTACTTGGTAGCCGAATATAAGTGCAACCACGATTATACCTTCCTACCAAACCAGAAACTATATTGCAGTAAACATAAATGGATAGGGGAAAAGCCCAAATGTGAGAAACTAA AAGTAGAAATTCTTAACAAATCATCGGACAAATGCACACAAGTTAATATCAATTGCCAGCATTCCTGCATagttaaaaatggaaaagctACTTGTAAGTGCTTCGAAGGATTTCGATTggttaaaaatggaaaatgcaTAG ATATCAATGAATGTTTATCCCGGAAAACCAAGCAGTCCTGCCCCCATGGGTGTATAAACCTGATTGGATCATACTACTGCAATACTAGCACTGAAGGATTCCAGTCCGATGAGCCAagtgaaaataatgaaattgtttaTGATCAATATGAAGATGAGGATTATGAAG ATAATGAAGAATATGAGGATGAAGACGAGGATTACGACCGCAAAGAAAATACCGAAACACCAGCTTTGAAGATCGAAGTTACTACACCAGAAAATTCGTCTGCAGCATCTACTTCAATAACGCCTCAAGAAGTTGACAATAAATTGAAAGAGAAAGAGGATACTGAGGTAGAAGAATATGAAGAATATGAGGAGGAATATGAAGAGGAAGATAATCCTGCGTCCACAATGGAAGAGCCTACAGCTGAATCATCGA ctACTAAAAAACCTGAGCCTCCTTCCACTACTGAAAATTCTGTGAGTACAACAGACTATACTGAAAACGAAGATGTCCAGGAAAACGTCCCTAAAGAACTGGATGCAAAAGAGGATAAAGATATTAATGTGAGCAAAaatcttaaagaaaatgaaataactgATGAGGAAAATGAGGACTATGAAGAGGATTATGATGATTACGAAGAAGAGTATGATGAGAATAAAAAAGCAGTTGCAAAG AAAGTTAATGTTACTACTAGTCAAACTGATGAGGACTTGGTGATTGAAGAGATACCGAGCGTCGGAAGAGTATTTCCTGAGGAATCATTGACATCTACAACTACAACTCAGAGTCCAACTTTGTCTACGATTGCGTCGGAAG TGAAAGAAGATCAAAACAGGGAAGACACTACCACAAAGGTATACAAGGAAAGCCCTACAAGAAAACCTGTCTCTGTGGCAGTAGATGAGACTAAAGACTTGGATAAATCAG GTGAAAACATACAAGTTTCAAGCACCACATTAAAAAGCACAAATCTAACTGCATCAAATCCTGACTTAAAATTAGAAGAGTATGAGGAAGAATATGAAGAGGAGGAAGAGGAGGAGAAGCAAGAAAATGTAATACCCGATAATGGTGGTTCAAGTGTAAAAGTTTGCGAAAGTGGATTTGTTTCAGAGGAAAACGAATGCGTTG acaTAAACGAATGTGAAACAGGTCAAAATACTTGCTCGCATTCATGTGAAAACATCATTGGTGGTTACGAGTGTCAATGCCCAGATGGATGGAAACTATCTTCAAAAAACAAGACTTACTGTGAGGATATTGATGAGTGCTTCAACAACCCATGCTCGCACGTCTGCGTAAATCTTCCTG GAAGTTATGAGTGTCAATGTCCTGAAGGCTTAATACTGCAAAACAGTACATCATGTGCCAATTTATCTTGTTCTCACACAAGTACCAAAATTGATGGCGTGTTCCAGTGCACGTGTCCTCTGGGTTTTGTTTTGGG GACTGACCAGAGAACTTGCGAAGACGTAGACGAATGTCTCATTGAAAACACTTGCTCACATCAATGTGAAAATGTAATTGGATCGTTTCGATGCATCTGCCCATTAGGATTCAAACTAGAGAAGAACGGGCAGCATTGTGTTGATATAGATGAATGTGCGGAATCGAGTACATGCCCAGAAACTTGCGAAAATACTCTTGGAAGTTTCAA GTGCCTTTGCGAAGAAGGTTTCCAATATGACTCCGTCGGAAATAAGTGCCTGGATATCGACGAATGTGATGAAAAACTGAATCTCAGCGAATGCGAACAGCTTTGCATTAACTATGAAGGCAGCTACGAGTGTAGCTGTAAAGCAGGCTATTTTCTATCTGACGACGACATCACTTGCTTGGATATCGACGAGTGTTCCATATACAACGGAAATTGCAGTCAGCTATGTGAGAATTTGCCCGGATCGTTCACTTGCAA GTGCAAAGAAAACTATCGCCTTTCTCCAGATGAGAAAACCTGCCTGGTAGATGATCCATGCTTAGAAAACAACGGAGGATGCTCACACGAGTGTGTAGTAAATGAAAATGGGGAAGCTGCTTGCAAGTGCCCAGAGGGGCAAATCCTTGAGGATAAAAGTTGCGTCAAAGTCGATCCTTGTTTGGTGAACAATGGTGGATGTTCTCATATATGTGTTAACATCGATGGAAGAGCTGATTGTAGATGTCCGGAAG GTTATTCTCTGGAAAATACTACACGCTGTTACGAAATAAACCAATGCCTCAACAGTAACGGCAACTGCTCCCATTTTTGCGAATTTATCGACCACGAAGTCCATTGCAGTTGTCCAGAGATGCACACGTTGGTGAACAACTCGCAGTGTATCGAGCACAACCCTTGTGAAGTTAACAATGGTGGTTGTTCCCATTTGTGCACATTTGAAAATCACAAAGTGATCTGTTCCTGTCCGGAAACGCATAATGTGCACAATGATACACACTGTGTCGAAAGGAATCCGtgttttcttgaaaatggaGGATGTTCACATCAGTgcgtttttgaaaatg gCAATATGTTTTGTAAATGTCCGGAACAATACAAGTTAGAAGGAAAAACTTGCTACCGAATCGATCCCTGTTTTTTTGGCAACGGAGGCTGTTCACACGAGTGTTTTTCGGACGATAATGGGGAGATCTTGTGCAGTTGTCCAGAGAATTATTCCCTGAACGACACCAAGAATTGCTTTTTGGAGAACTTGTGCTCAAAGAATAACGGAGGATGTAGTCACCTATGCGATTTCAGTAGTCAAACTGTAGTTTGTTCTTGTCCGGAGGGATATGACGCTGTAGGGGAGACTTCCTGCAAAAAA AAAAACGTttgtgattttgaaaatggggGGTGCTCGGACTATTGCGAGAACGTACAGGGAGGTCCCAAGTGCTCCTGTCCAGAAGCTTATGTGTTGGATGCGGATAATAAAACTTGCATTTCAG aaGACCGGTgttcaaacaaaaatggcgGTTGTTCCCattattgcaaaatggaaTCTGGGACGGTTCAGTGTTATTGTCCAAATCATCACGATCTCGTCAATGGAAATAAGTGCGTCCCAGTTAATCCTTGTCTAATTAACAACGGAGG CTGTTCTCATGAGTGCGAATTCGAAAACGGAAATCTAACATGCTTATGTCCGGAAGGCTAcaaattaaaaggaaaagaaTGCTCATTAATCAATCCTTGCTTGGAGAAAAACGGGGGTTGCTCTCATGCTTGCACGGCTATCAATGGTCTGGCAATATGTCGATGTCCACCTGATTATGAACTTATAG ACAGAACGTGTTTCAAGCTTAATCCATGTACCATTGACAACGGAGGGTGCTCTCATGGTTGCCATAATGACCATGGCGAGGTGCAGTGTTTGTGTCCCCCAGGGTACAAACTGTTCGGAAAACGCTGCTTAGATGAAGGTCCGTGCGAAAAGCACAATGGAGGTTGTTCGCACATTTGCTCAAGTATTGAAG GTCGCGCAGTGTGTAGTTGCCCTACGGGCTACGCCCTACGACCCAACAAACAAGTGTGCAAGGAAATTAACGAATGTAGGATAAACAGAGGTGGGTGCTCTCATGGGTGCACAAACACTCCTGGTTCCTACGAATGCACTTGCCCCTCGggtttcaaattgaaaagcaaCAATCGAATTTGCGAAGATGTTGATGAGTGTGCAATCAACAATGGTGGTTGTGAGGTTTATTGCAAGAACTATAAGg gAAGCTTTAGGTGCGACTGTCCAGAGGGCTATACCCTCCAACGAGATAGGAAGTCCTGTAGAAGAGGGGAAGTACATCAGTGCCTCATTCCGAAATCACCCATGAATGGGGAGGTTTACTGCCTAGGTCATCGCATTGACTACCGCCTTACTTTGCCCACTGGAACGTCTTGTAATGTGTGGTGTAATGAGGGATTTAAACTGCGGGGTCGACCACAACGAACGTGCAAAGATGATGGGGAGTGGGATAATTTGGAAGCTGAGTGCATTG CTGCGACATGTCCAAAATTACCCAGCTTTGAAGGGGGGCGGTTCTTACCAGGAATGTGTAACACAGGCAAGACGTATCCTGGGGGATCATGCGACATATATTGCAGACCTGGATATAGGAAATCGCAGCAATTTCCCACTGTTCGATGTCTCAACGATCTATCATGGTCCGTTAATGTTACACCCGACATTTTGCAGCATTTCTGTACAcgag ATGCAGTTCAAgaattgaaagaaatttatatacgATGTCCAAATAGAGGACAACTCAATTTCGTCCTGCCTCCTGGACAACGAAGCATGCCAGTCTACTTCCCACAACCAGACACAAACGTAGATTTTCATAG GTATGTAATATCGCAACCACCTTGGGGAAAGCGGTTACACACCGTTCTCCCTGTTGGGACCACCGAGGTCACTTTCACAGCTCTACACATCAATACTACCACGTCATGTAAATTGACCATTAATGTAGAGGACAAGGAAAGCCCCCAAGTTACAAGGTGTCCCGAAAATATCGAGAGGGTTTTGGAGCCGGGCCAGTTCAGTCAGATAGTTTTTTGGGCAGAACCGCAGTTCATTGACAACGTGGAGATTGCTAGAGTGGTTAAATCTAGG GCACCAGGTACGGGATTCACCGTGGGCTTACATCACATCAACTACATAGCTATGGATAAGTCTGGAAATAGGGTTACCTGCCAATTTACAGTGGATATAAAAA aAAATGCTGAActcggaaatttaaatactcttCAAGCCTTTGATCACAGCTCAAAGAATAGAAGAATCAGCGAAGGAGGAATTTATTACAAGGCTGTGTTGGTTTGTCCTAGTGGGGCGCAATATGAG AATTTGGCAATTCGTGAGCCAGAACCAGGATGCATTTGGAAAAACATCAAGGTGAAACAGCCCCAGCACTACGAACCAATCAGGATAATACCTCACCAAGCGACAAGAAGACcgtattattttagaaatgtgGCCCCAATTCCCCGGACTTTCGATCCTATACCTAATATTCCAACACTGCCAACATTATCAACATTATTTTCCACATACCCCAATGAAATtcataatcaaaattcaaagttcTTATATGGAGGTCGGCATCATCAAAATTATCCCCGCAATCGAAATAGGAAGGAGTATTTCAGGTGGAATAAGAGATAA